A stretch of the Macaca mulatta isolate MMU2019108-1 chromosome 14, T2T-MMU8v2.0, whole genome shotgun sequence genome encodes the following:
- the NUDT22 gene encoding uridine diphosphate glucose pyrophosphatase NUDT22 isoform X1 has translation MDPEVTLLLQCPGGGLPREQVQAELSPAHDRRPLPGGDEAITAIWETRLKAQPWLFNAPKFRLHSATLAPIGSRGPQLLLRLGLTSYRDFLGTNWSSSAAWLRQQGATNWGDTQAYLADPLGVGAALATADDFLVFLRRSRQVAEAPGLVDVPGGHPEPQALCPGDSPQHQDLAGELVVRELFSSVLQEICDEVNLPLLTLSQPLLLGIARNETSAGRASAEFYVQCSLTSEQVRKHYLSGGPEAHESTGIIFVETQNVRRLQETEMWAELCPSAKGAIILYNRVQGSPTGAALGSPALLPPL, from the exons ATGGATCCTGAGGTGACCCTGCTGCTTCAGTGCCCTGGTGGGGGCCTGCCCCGGGAGCAAGTACAGGCCGAGCTGAGCCCCGCCCACGACCGACGCCCACTGCCAGGTGGGGACGAGGCCATCACTGCCATCTGGGAGACCCGGCTAAAGGCCCAACCCTGGCTCTTCAACGCCCCCAAGTTCCGCCTGCACTCAGCCACCCTGGCGCCCATTGGCTCTCGGGGGCCACAGCTGCTTCTGCGCCTGGGCCTTACTTCCTACCGAGACTTCCTGGGCACCAACTGGTCCAGCTCAGCTGCCTGGCTGCGACAGCAGGGGGCCACCAACTGGGGTGACACGCAGGCCTATCTGGCGGACCCACTGGGGGTGGGCGCTGCACTAGCCACGGCCGATGACTTCCTTGTCTTCCTGCGCCGCTCCCGGCAGGTGGCTGAGGCCCCTGGGCTGGTGGATGTGCCTGGTGGGCACCCTGAGCCTCAG GCCCTGTGCCCTGGTGACAGCCCCCAGCACCAGGACCTCGCTGGGGAGCTGGTGGTACGTGAGCTCTTTTCCAGTGTCCTTCAGGAGATCTGTGATGAG GTGAACCTGCCGCTACTCACCCTGAGCCAGCCCCTGCTGTTGGGCATCGCCCGAAACGAGACCAGTGCTGGCCGAGCCAGTGCCGAGTTCTATGTTCA GTGCAGCCTGACTTCTGAGCAGGTGAGAAAGCACTACCTGAGTGGGGGACCCGAGGCCCACGAGTCTACAGGCATCATCTTTGTGGAGACACAG AACGTGCGGAGATTGCAGGAGACGGAGATGTGGGCTGAACTCTGCCCCTCGGCCAAAGGCGCCATCATCCTCTACAACCGGGTTCAGGGAAGTCCCACCGGAGCAGCCCTAGGGTCCCCAGCCCTACTCCCACCGCTCTGA
- the NUDT22 gene encoding uridine diphosphate glucose pyrophosphatase NUDT22 isoform X2: MDPEVTLLLQCPGGGLPREQVQAELSPAHDRRPLPGGDEAITAIWETRLKAQPWLFNAPKFRLHSATLAPIGSRGPQLLLRLGLTSYRDFLGTNWSSSAAWLRQQGATNWGDTQAYLADPLGVGAALATADDFLVFLRRSRQVAEAPGLVDVPGGHPEPQVNLPLLTLSQPLLLGIARNETSAGRASAEFYVQCSLTSEQVRKHYLSGGPEAHESTGIIFVETQNVRRLQETEMWAELCPSAKGAIILYNRVQGSPTGAALGSPALLPPL; encoded by the exons ATGGATCCTGAGGTGACCCTGCTGCTTCAGTGCCCTGGTGGGGGCCTGCCCCGGGAGCAAGTACAGGCCGAGCTGAGCCCCGCCCACGACCGACGCCCACTGCCAGGTGGGGACGAGGCCATCACTGCCATCTGGGAGACCCGGCTAAAGGCCCAACCCTGGCTCTTCAACGCCCCCAAGTTCCGCCTGCACTCAGCCACCCTGGCGCCCATTGGCTCTCGGGGGCCACAGCTGCTTCTGCGCCTGGGCCTTACTTCCTACCGAGACTTCCTGGGCACCAACTGGTCCAGCTCAGCTGCCTGGCTGCGACAGCAGGGGGCCACCAACTGGGGTGACACGCAGGCCTATCTGGCGGACCCACTGGGGGTGGGCGCTGCACTAGCCACGGCCGATGACTTCCTTGTCTTCCTGCGCCGCTCCCGGCAGGTGGCTGAGGCCCCTGGGCTGGTGGATGTGCCTGGTGGGCACCCTGAGCCTCAG GTGAACCTGCCGCTACTCACCCTGAGCCAGCCCCTGCTGTTGGGCATCGCCCGAAACGAGACCAGTGCTGGCCGAGCCAGTGCCGAGTTCTATGTTCA GTGCAGCCTGACTTCTGAGCAGGTGAGAAAGCACTACCTGAGTGGGGGACCCGAGGCCCACGAGTCTACAGGCATCATCTTTGTGGAGACACAG AACGTGCGGAGATTGCAGGAGACGGAGATGTGGGCTGAACTCTGCCCCTCGGCCAAAGGCGCCATCATCCTCTACAACCGGGTTCAGGGAAGTCCCACCGGAGCAGCCCTAGGGTCCCCAGCCCTACTCCCACCGCTCTGA